One Neodiprion pinetum isolate iyNeoPine1 chromosome 1, iyNeoPine1.2, whole genome shotgun sequence genomic window carries:
- the LOC124210699 gene encoding nudC domain-containing protein 1 isoform X2: MPDIIELRPDKGLLYPNFEKYQFLDEPILILEKDLETEVLRVEPSSSQDSWLEARSFAYHNHLYKNPFNGKCYFVNKDNELWKMDTNGFLELVHTLTKFSIESGAPVYNPSLSFASEDIIVGCNGCKNLEIIIKNDSQPLLTFVFEDIHAAIDTVGSEPSSLDVKFIGKRILRVKGAVEYANLESNGNYLHLMSQDSATFVYDSLRPVNKEIPTEGNQEINIPKYCWSQDEDSLTIWLKVFDGIDKSQIKVDVKPNNIVIKYEDQILMAGESGHRLDPDLTTWSHEKDSLKIDLFKNETGLMWNELIKGDTGGECLPNEALAAEVHSRLAYLCTEEPGTGVGHPMLGFNSEQLEECDIQERENQFQRINIDSHKTTHLVILGANNRVLFTQRVKHGQLLCLRHDHDGCVWVAGESNDEHWRLKHISTFPGFGYVEASKTNKKFCVSPPNGSYVAIVEHARHVFLYEKPVGNSKIGHQRIVDLGCEVQANPVLGAAASNRYLYLLTKNKLYQLQMNP; the protein is encoded by the exons ATGCCTGATATCATAGAACTACGACCAGACAAGGGTCTTTTGTACCCCAACttcgaaaaatatcaatttctcGACGAGCCAATACTTATTCTAGAAAAAGATCTGGAGACAG AGGTGCTGCGAGTCGAACCCAGTAGTTCTCAAGATTCCTGGCTTGAAGCAAGGTCTTTCGCTTACCATAATCATTTGTACAAAAATCCGTTTAATGGCAAGTGTTATTTCGTCAACAAAGATAACGAATTATGGAAAATGGATACAAATGGTTTTTTAGAGTTGGTACATACCCTGACCAAATTCTCAATTGAATCTGGTGCCCCGGTGTATAATCCATCACTGAGTTTTGCTTCAGAAGACATCATAGTTGGCTGCAATGggtgtaaaaatttggaaataattattaaaaatgactCACAACCCTTGTTAACATTCGTGTTTGAGGATATACATGCTG CTATTGATACAGTGGGTTCAGAACCTTCATCGCTGGATGTTAAATTTATTGGAAAGAGGATCTTGAGGGTGAAGGGAGCTGTTGAGTATGCTAATTTAGAATCAAACGGAAATTATTTACACTTAATGAGTCAAGACTCTGCTACCTTTGTTTACGATTCTTTAAGACCAGTGAATAAGGAAATTCCAACTGAAGGCAATCAAGAGATTAATATCCCAAAATACTGCTGGTCTCAGGATGAAGATTCACTTACCATTTGGTTGAAAGTTTTCGATGGCATTGATAAGAGTCAAATTAAAGTTGACGTCAAGCCTAATAATATTGtcataaaatatgaagatCAGATATTGATGGCTGGGGAAAGTGGGCATAGATTGGATCCAGATTTAACAACTTGGTCACATGAGAAAGATTCGCTAAAAAtagatttattcaaaaatgagACAGGGTTAATGTGGAATGAGCTGATTAAAGGGGACACTGGCGGTGAATGCTTACCAAATGAGGCTCTAGCAGCCGAAGTTCACAGCAG ATTAGCCTATTTATGCACTGAAGAGCCAGGAACCGGAGTTGGGCATCCAATGTTGGGATTCAACTCAGAGCAGCTAGAAGAATGTGATAttcaagagagagaaaatcaaTTCCAAAGAATTAATATAGACTCTCACAAGACTACTCATTTAGTAATTTTAGGTGCAAATAACCGCGTTTTGTTCACACAAAGAGTCAAACACGGCCAGCTCTTGTGTTTGAGACATGATCATGACGGCTGCGTTTGGGTTGCTGGTGAAAGTAATGACGAACATTGGAGATTGAAGCATATTTCTACATTTCCTGGATTTGGATACGTAGAGGCAAGCAAGACTAACAAAAAGTTTTGCGTCTCTCCCCCTA ATGGGTCGTACGTAGCTATAGTAGAGCATGCAAGACATGTTTTTCTGTATGAAAAACCAGTTGGAAACTCAAAAATAGGACATCAACGCATTGTAGATTTGGGGTGTGAAGTGCAAGCCAATCCTGTTTTGGGTGCTGCAGCTTCAAATCGTTATCTGTATTTATTGACCAAGAATAAATTGTACCAATTGCAGATGAATCCTTAG
- the l(2)09851 gene encoding glutamate-rich WD repeat-containing protein 1 translates to MDPAEEAMIEVDDREAEDDGDDDDDDEAEDEDMEAEDDNDTEKKSKIYLPGQPLEKGEELVVDHSAYRMLHQAQTGAPCLSFDIIRDDLGISRETYPMSMYMLAGTQAARTHVNNLLVMKMSNLHGTARNNEESDESDSDDDDDEDEARAPVMTVASIKHQGCVNRVRCTQVRNKVFAASWSELGRVSLWDLNEQLRAVDDPLLLSNYRKRNDQGNDGAKPIFTFKGHLQEGYGLDWCPTEEGTLASGDCKGNIHIWHHNNSSSGEDWLVDQRPYNSHAPHSVEDLQWSPNERHVLASCSVDKSIKIWDTRASPQAACMLTAGEAHTADVNVISWNRKESRFLVSGGDDGILHIWDLRQFSPNGTKPVATFKQHTAPITSVEWHPGEATVLASAGADDQIAQWDLSVEADNIAEQDSQLASLPPQLLFVHQGQTDVKELHWHPQCPGTLVSTAHSGFNVFRTISV, encoded by the exons atggaTCCTGCAGAAGAAGCGATGATAGAAGTTGACGATAGAGAAGCAGAAGATGATGgagatgatgatgacgatgacgaagCGGAAGATGAAGATATGGAAGCAGAAGACGATAATgatacagagaaaaaaagtaaaatttactTGCCAGGACAGCCACtagaaaaaggagaagaattGGTAGTAGATCATTCAGCATATAGAATGTTACATCAAGCTCAAACAGGGGCTCCGTGTCTAAGCTTTGACATTATCAGGGATGACCTCGGTATCTCACGGGAGACATATCCCATGTCAATGTACATGCTAGCTGGTACGCAAGCTGCAAGAACACATGTCAATAACCTACTTGTCATGAAAATGTCTAACCTGCATGGCACTGCTCGTAACAATGAGGAATCTGACGAGTCTGATTcagatgacgatgacgatgaagaCGAAGCTCGAGCTCCTGTTATGACAGTTGCTTCTATAAAACATCAGGGCTGTGTGAATAGAGTGAG ATGTACGCAAGTGCGGAACAAAGTCTTTGCTGCAAGTTGGAGTGAACTGGGTCGTGTATCTCTTTGGGATTTGAACGAGCAGCTGAGAGCAGTAGACGATCCCTTGTTGCTGAGTAATTACCGTAAGCGAAATGACCAAGGCAATGATGGAGCCAAACCAATATTTACATTCAAAGGACACCTGCAGGAAGGATATGGCTTGGACTGGTGTCCTACCGAAGAAGGAACTCTGGCATCGGGTGATTGTAAAGGCAACATTCACATCTGGCATCACAATAATAGCAGCAGTGGTGAAGACTGGCTTGTAGATCAAAGGCCTTATAATTCCCATGCTCCACATAGTGTTGAGGATCTCCAATGGTCCCCAAACGAAAGGCATGTGCTTGCCTCATGTTCCGTCGATAAAAG TATAAAAATTTGGGACACAAGAGCAAGTCCTCAGGCAGCGTGCATGCTGACAGCAGGTGAGGCACACACAGCTGATGTAAATGTAATCTCGTGGAACAGAAAAGAATCGCGTTTCCTGGTATCTGGTGGCGATGATGGTATTCTACACATATGGGATTTGCGACAATTCAGTCCCAATGGTACTAAACCAGTTGCAACTTTCAAACAACATACAGCGCCGATAACAAGTGTAGAATGGCATCCTGGCGAAGCCACTGTCCTCGCGTCCGCTGGTGCAGATGATCAAATAGCACAATGGGATCTCTCAGTGGAAGCAGATAATATTGCAGAACAAGACAGTCAGCTTGCATCATTACCGCCTCAATTATTATTCGTACATCAGGGTCAAACTGATGTGAAGGAATTACATTGGCATCCGCAGTGCCCAGGTACTCTTGTATCTACTGCTCATTCAGGTTTTAATGTATTTCGTACGATTAGTGTATGA
- the LOC124210699 gene encoding nudC domain-containing protein 1 isoform X1 produces the protein MPDIIELRPDKGLLYPNFEKYQFLDEPILILEKDLETEVLRVEPSSSQDSWLEARSFAYHNHLYKNPFNGKCYFVNKDNELWKMDTNGFLELVHTLTKFSIESGAPVYNPSLSFASEDIIVGCNGCKNLEIIIKNDSQPLLTFVFEDIHAGIILDSVYVEDKSIINVVMCFITEIDSKKHSEVVLYTYSSPAIDTVGSEPSSLDVKFIGKRILRVKGAVEYANLESNGNYLHLMSQDSATFVYDSLRPVNKEIPTEGNQEINIPKYCWSQDEDSLTIWLKVFDGIDKSQIKVDVKPNNIVIKYEDQILMAGESGHRLDPDLTTWSHEKDSLKIDLFKNETGLMWNELIKGDTGGECLPNEALAAEVHSRLAYLCTEEPGTGVGHPMLGFNSEQLEECDIQERENQFQRINIDSHKTTHLVILGANNRVLFTQRVKHGQLLCLRHDHDGCVWVAGESNDEHWRLKHISTFPGFGYVEASKTNKKFCVSPPNGSYVAIVEHARHVFLYEKPVGNSKIGHQRIVDLGCEVQANPVLGAAASNRYLYLLTKNKLYQLQMNP, from the exons ATGCCTGATATCATAGAACTACGACCAGACAAGGGTCTTTTGTACCCCAACttcgaaaaatatcaatttctcGACGAGCCAATACTTATTCTAGAAAAAGATCTGGAGACAG AGGTGCTGCGAGTCGAACCCAGTAGTTCTCAAGATTCCTGGCTTGAAGCAAGGTCTTTCGCTTACCATAATCATTTGTACAAAAATCCGTTTAATGGCAAGTGTTATTTCGTCAACAAAGATAACGAATTATGGAAAATGGATACAAATGGTTTTTTAGAGTTGGTACATACCCTGACCAAATTCTCAATTGAATCTGGTGCCCCGGTGTATAATCCATCACTGAGTTTTGCTTCAGAAGACATCATAGTTGGCTGCAATGggtgtaaaaatttggaaataattattaaaaatgactCACAACCCTTGTTAACATTCGTGTTTGAGGATATACATGCTGGTATAATATTAGATTCAGTCTACGTTGAAGATAAATCAATAATCAACGTTGTAATGTGCTTTATAACTGAAATTGACAGCAAAAAACATTCTGAAGTTGTTTTGTATACATATTCTTCACCAGCTATTGATACAGTGGGTTCAGAACCTTCATCGCTGGATGTTAAATTTATTGGAAAGAGGATCTTGAGGGTGAAGGGAGCTGTTGAGTATGCTAATTTAGAATCAAACGGAAATTATTTACACTTAATGAGTCAAGACTCTGCTACCTTTGTTTACGATTCTTTAAGACCAGTGAATAAGGAAATTCCAACTGAAGGCAATCAAGAGATTAATATCCCAAAATACTGCTGGTCTCAGGATGAAGATTCACTTACCATTTGGTTGAAAGTTTTCGATGGCATTGATAAGAGTCAAATTAAAGTTGACGTCAAGCCTAATAATATTGtcataaaatatgaagatCAGATATTGATGGCTGGGGAAAGTGGGCATAGATTGGATCCAGATTTAACAACTTGGTCACATGAGAAAGATTCGCTAAAAAtagatttattcaaaaatgagACAGGGTTAATGTGGAATGAGCTGATTAAAGGGGACACTGGCGGTGAATGCTTACCAAATGAGGCTCTAGCAGCCGAAGTTCACAGCAG ATTAGCCTATTTATGCACTGAAGAGCCAGGAACCGGAGTTGGGCATCCAATGTTGGGATTCAACTCAGAGCAGCTAGAAGAATGTGATAttcaagagagagaaaatcaaTTCCAAAGAATTAATATAGACTCTCACAAGACTACTCATTTAGTAATTTTAGGTGCAAATAACCGCGTTTTGTTCACACAAAGAGTCAAACACGGCCAGCTCTTGTGTTTGAGACATGATCATGACGGCTGCGTTTGGGTTGCTGGTGAAAGTAATGACGAACATTGGAGATTGAAGCATATTTCTACATTTCCTGGATTTGGATACGTAGAGGCAAGCAAGACTAACAAAAAGTTTTGCGTCTCTCCCCCTA ATGGGTCGTACGTAGCTATAGTAGAGCATGCAAGACATGTTTTTCTGTATGAAAAACCAGTTGGAAACTCAAAAATAGGACATCAACGCATTGTAGATTTGGGGTGTGAAGTGCAAGCCAATCCTGTTTTGGGTGCTGCAGCTTCAAATCGTTATCTGTATTTATTGACCAAGAATAAATTGTACCAATTGCAGATGAATCCTTAG
- the Cmtr1 gene encoding cap-specific mRNA (nucleoside-2'-O-)-methyltransferase 1: MESRLSDTSDSEDEVYRVGFGGQGQTHTVIEPQENLERYGRRSFSSDTDPEPTTETQARGSATKLNEFKSGRKRLHGDKEVDKNGARFMKKSRTEGLELGASVVDNKAQRMMANMGYKSGTGLGKAGQGRIEPVEMSTQRGRRGLGLHIPGLDAASQQWDPSLEEIKLQEDMEWLTNNHFSVPDMDTLQDWLVFGPKKLDIDNEVTFCEKNVLKDVLNSKSVFDKLDGNELRRARTRSNPFETIRGAFFLNRAAVKMANMDRAADFVFTEPKNLHPNELLYFADICAGPGGFSEYVLWKKKWNAKGFGFTLRGENDFKLDEFYAGPCETFHPYYGPKDNGDVYDPENQKGFRDLIMEDTGGKGLHFTMADGGFSVEGQENIQEILSKQLYLCQCLVALMVLKDGGHFVVKLFDLFTHFSAGLIYLMYRCFDRICIFKPNSSRPANSERYLLCLGKRPDVSDVIAYLSRVNEHLLHPSKSKDDNDVLELVSPSELENEKYFKNYLIKSNNTLGRKQVIGLVKIAAFCNNPTLTEPTQGDMRKECLVHWGLPDKPRTVPKLGNPQARLQGLITNNTLNFLSAPQTELSKSNVETKLLTSPLDWFCMPCVTGSEKPLATFYLGLGRSNVFRLEKNTWRCEPGAPELPPDTLVYAEMAGELRSEYRSQHRTPALHILDAYLLGGVDISQLHLSDRSAKIKKFCAALRKPSGQQAIQVRAKNLYPLINGLEDELYSCLELRTMKNGNEVMAYAPLIGSNLNENSRDDPYYFVMNSILFFKGTANPWHCHVSRSSGHKYYYNPKSKETKYDYERPADAIASFCESFSERLVWYWPPSQDLTRNNLVDLLKAKHRPP, translated from the exons ATGGAATCCAGATTAAGCG ACACGAGCGACAGCGAAGATGAAGTTTACAGAGTGGGTTTTGGAGGGCAAGGCCAAACCCATACGGTTATTGAGCCGCAAGAAAATTTAGAACGCTATGGAAGGAGATCATTCAGTTCAGATACAGATCCCGAACCAACAACGGAAACTCAGGCACGGGGATCGGCCACTAAgctaaatgaatttaaatctGGACGTAAACGCCTTCATGGGGATAAGGAGGTGGATAAAAATGGTGCGAGATTTATGAAAAAGAGTCGAACCGAGGGTCTCGAACTTGGAGCTAGTGTGGTTGATAATAAGGCTCAAAGGATGATGGCCAATATGGGTTACAAGTCGGGTACTGGGCTGGGTAAGGCAGGCCAGGGTCGCATTGAACCAGTCGAAATGTCAACACAACGCGGTCGTAGAGGTTTGGGTCTTCACATACCAGGATTGGACGCAGCGAGTCAACAGTGGGACCCATCTTTAGAAGAAATAAAACTCCAAGAGGACATGGAATGGTTAACCAATAATCACTTTTCGGTACCAGATATGGACACCCTACAGGATTGGCTAGTGTTTGGCCCCAAAAAATTGGACATTGACAATGAGGTGAcattctgtgaaaaaaatgttctcaAAGATGTATTGAATTCAAAGTCTGTGTTCGACAAGCTGGATGGAAATGAATTACGGCGAGCTCGAACAAGATCAAATCCATTCGAAACAATCCGTGGAGCATTTTTCCTGAATCGTGCTGCTGTCAAAATGGCTAATATGGACAGAGCTGCTGATTTCGTATTCACAGAACCAAAGAATTTGCATCCAAATGAACTATTGTACTTTGCTGATATCTGCGCTGGTCCTGGAGGGTTCAGCGAGTATgttttgtggaaaaaaaaatggaacgcCAAGGGATTTGGTTTCACACTGCgaggtgaaaatgatttcaaacTCGACGAATTTTACGCAGGACCTTGTGAAACTTTTCATCCTTATTATGGGCCGAAAGACAATGGCGACGTCTATGACCCAGAAAATCAGAAAGGTTTTCGGGATCTTATAATGGAAGACACCGGAGGAAAAGGGTTACACTTCACGATGGCTGACGGTGGCTTTTCGGTCGAAGGgcaagaaaatattcaagaaataTTGTCCAAACAATTATATCTGTGCCAATGTCTGGTTGCATTAATGGTCTTGAAGGATGGTGGCCATTTTGTTGTCAAGTTATTCGATCTATTTACACATTTTAGTGCAGGTCTAATATACTTGATGTATCGCTGCTTTGATCGGATATGCATTTTTAAGCCTAATTCATCCCGCCCTGCTAATTCAGAAAGATATTTATTATGTTTGGGTAAACGGCCAGACGTTTCAGATGTAATAGCGTACTTGTCTCGAGTAAATGAGCACTTGCTTCACCCCAGCAAAAGCAAAGATGACAACGACGTTTTAGAGCTAGTGTCTCCAAGTGAGTTAGAAAacgagaaatatttcaagaattatttaatcaaGTCCAACAATACACTAGGCAGAAAACAAGTTATAGGGCTCGTAAAAATAGCTGCATTTTGCAACAATCCCACACTTACGGAACCGACTCAAGGAGATATGAGAAAAGAGTGCCTTGTTCACTGGGGTCTACCAGACAAACCTCGAACAGTACCAAAACTTGGTAACCCACAAGCACGTCTGCAGGGTCTAATCACGAACAACACTCTCAACTTTCTATCTGCGCCACAGACAGAACTTTCAAAGTCGaacgttgaaacaaaattgttGACTAGTCCATTGGATTGGTTTTGTATGCCTTGTGTAACAGGCTCAGAAAAACCACTGGCTACGTTTTATCTTGGTCTAGGAAGATCTAATGTGTTTCGTCTAGAGAAGAACACCTGGAGATGTGAACCTGGTGCACCAGAACTACCACCAGATACCCTTGTTTATGCAGAAATGGCTGGAGAATTGCGCAGTGAATATCGCTCGCAACATAGAACACCCGCACTCCATATTTTAGATGCATACTTACTTGGTGGCGTAGACATTAGCCAGTTGCACTTAAGTGATAG ATccgcgaaaataaaaaaattctgtgctGCTCTGAGAAAACCAAGTGGACAGCAGGCTATACAAGTTCGTGCTAAGAATCTTTACCCATTGATCAATGGTTTGGAAGACGAATTATACTCGTGCCTGGAACTTCGCACAATGAAAAATGGGAATGAAGTGATGGCTTATGCACCCTTGATCGGCAGtaatttgaacgaaaataGTAGAGACGACCCTTATTACTTTGTTATGAATAGCATTCTATTTTTCAAAGGTACTGCAAATCCCTGGCATTGCCATGTAAGTCGATCGAGCGGACACAAGTATTATTACAATCCAAAATCAAAAGAAACAAAGTATGACTACGAGAGACCAGCCGATGCCATTGCTAGTTTCTGCGAAAGTTTCTCTGAACGACTTGTTTGGTATTGGCCACCTTCTCAGGACTTGACTAGAAACAATCTAGTAGATTTACTCAAAGCTAAGCATCGCCCGCCATAA
- the LOC124218667 gene encoding uncharacterized protein: protein METLESSRVCRLCGQHSGICINIFDKTENHVKKINAVLPILVHEMDMLPKQMCHRCSYKLEEFHKFYADCLKTDMNLKSQLSWMRKREVEDDIRVPMVQIENVKIKSEPPDYDIYELDPIVDNVNYIRSMSSMTYSMNNVKNNNVNSTRISDLDRRYTCNNTFANCAHCKFDYGKSTSTNRTALSNDQASRLKCNAKKDCSSSSVANTLENGQKNDTSKYMRRLKHGLSKEIHALGIGNILGTDQVKEIKIKTEKPDMMEVRSLRPRNKSVDYLGTKRKKENLIVNPANRSVSAYIKQRMSTKQIPDSEIGNKIVLSQIKTEPLEEIPSRTLRPRKSGTDRLDCKRKDGRPGANEVCTKKRKSLNDFKESSRFGSGKRFSGFISSNIDFKVKEEILSYEETANVEQENDTNFSNEIPESCVRNLSSLFDRQNNQPIKVEENIENRYSDRLQQSTSSSLSKCMQKLTSNKLLRRNVAVKRTSGINYSPKHLRSQDLRLRNGKVKNPASNRFSVSSLKKRLIQLNMTKGALGRNPPSKIKENLNTTKISASLKTADNIKKFCEKCCNSFLNKELYELHRRDCGRSIKHHFE from the exons ATGGAGACCCTTGAATCGAGTCGTGTATGCCGTCTGTGCGGCCAGCACTCGGGGATCTGTATTAACATATTTgacaaaactgaaaatcatgtGAAGAAAATCAACGCCGTTCTTCCGATCTTG GTACATGAAATGGATATGCTACCGAAACAAATGTGCCATCGATGCAGCTACAAACTGgaagaatttcacaaattctATGCAGATTGCTTAAAGACGGACATGAATTTAAAAAGCCAGTTATCTTGgatgagaaagagagaagttGAGGATGACATCAGAGTTCCGATGGTGCAGATTGAAAATGTCAAGATTAAATCTGAGCCTCCTGATTACGACATTTATGAACTTGATCCAATTGTTGACAATGTTAATTATATAAGATCAATGAGCTCCATGACTTACTCTATGAATAACGTTAAGAATAACAATGTTAACTCGACTAGGATAAGCGACCTAGATCGACGttatacctgtaataataCCTTTGCTAACTGCGCACACTGCAAATTTGATTATGGTAAAAGTACCTCGACTAATCGGACTGCCTTATCAAACGACCAGGCTAGCAGGCTAAAGTGCAATGCAAAAAAAGACTGTAGCAGTTCAAGTGTTGCAAATACATTAGAAAACGGTCAGAAAAATGACACGTCAAAATATATGCGTAGATTAAAGCACGGCTTGTCAAAGGAAATACATGCTCTAGGTATTGGAAATATTTTGGGCACTGATCAAGtgaaggaaattaaaattaaaactgaaAAACCAGATATGATGGAAGTGCGTTCTTTACGACCGAGAAATAAGTCTGTAGATTATCTTGgcacaaagagaaaaaaagaaaatttaattgtcAATCCAGCCAATAGATCTGTTAGCGCATACATTAAGCAGAGAATGTCGACTAAGCAGATACCAGATTCCGAAATTGGTAACAAAATCGTTTTAAGCCAAATAAAAACAGAACCGCTTGAAGAGATTCCAAGTCGAACTTTAAGACCTAGAAAATCTGGGACAGATCGTCTTGATTGTAAGAGAAAGGACGGTAGACCTGGAGCAAATGAAGTTTGCACAAAGAAGCGCAAATCGTTAAATGATTTTAAAGAGAGCTCCAGATTTGGCTCGGGCAAAAGATTTTCTGGCTTCATTTCGAGCAATATCGACTTCAAAGTAAAAGAAGAGATTCTTTCGTATGAAGAGACTGCAAATGTGGAGCAAGAAAATGATACTAACTTTAGTAATGAAATTCCGGAGAGTTGCGTGCGAAATTTGAGCAGCTTGTTCGACAGACAGAATAACCAGCCGATAAAAGTTGaggaaaatatcgaaaacagATACTCAGACCGACTTCAGCAATCTACCTCTAGCAGCTTATCGAAATGTATGCAAAAATTGActtcgaataaattattgcgtAGAAATGTAGCGGTGAAACGAACATCAGGTATTAACTATTCTCCAAAACATTTGAGGAGTCAAGACTTACGTCTGAGAAATGGAAAGGTGAAAAATCCAGCATCTAATCGGTTTTCAGTTTCGAGCCTAAAGAAGAGACTTATTCAACTGAATATGACAAAAGGTGCACTTGGTAGAAATCCACCATCCAAAATCAAGGAAAATTTAAACACGACAAAAATTTCTGCATCGTTGAAAACTGCTGATAACATTAAAaagttttgtgaaaaatgttgcaaTAGTTTTTTAAATAAGGAACTTTACGAGCTCCATCGGCGTGATTGTGGTAGATCGATTAAGCACcactttgaataa